GCACTCATAAATCTCCCATCCGCGTCAGTAACCGCAGTGCCAAGTGATGCAAGGTCTTTGCAGGTGGAGTCAGGGTGCAAATTATCTTGACGGCAACCAAGCATAACGACTGACACTTCAGCCAAAGGGCGCAGAGAAGGGAATTCAAGCAAAACGTTTGTGAACACGGGCTTTTCCTCCTTGCACTGCAAGAAAAGAAGCATAAACAGAAGCGCCACAGCGATTGAGAAAAGATTTTTCATGTGAATTTTTTTGCAAAGAAAAAAAAACCGTGAGTCGTTTAATGTTAATTTTTAGAAGGCTCGCAAACTGATGGGTGCAGCGAAAGACAAAGTTGCCGAAGCCCTTATTGATTGGCCGTTTGCTTTATTTTTGTGGAAATTTTTTTTTGGACATGAAACAAGAGGATTTGCTGAAGCGAATCACCACTGACGTACGTCGCTCGCCGCTTTGAACATCCTGTACTTTCTGCCAATCGCGCCACAATTCCTGCAATCCGGCGATGAACTCGTGGAAATAAGTTAGACTTGCCTCATTTTTGCCCCCACAAAAACAATTCTATCAAAAAAACGTATTTACCAACCTCGCAACCAGAAAGTCCGCGACCTACTAAGTATGCAATTCGTTTTTCCCGCGTTTCTCGCCGCCCTTGCCGTTTTAGCCGTTCCGATTATCATCCACCTTTTCTATTTCCGGCGATTCAAGAGAGTGTATTTCACCAATGTCCGTTTTTTGAAAGAGGTGAAGGAAGAGACAAGCAATCGCCAGAAACTGCGCAACCTGCTCGTGCTGCTCATGCGTTGCCTAGCCATTGCCGCGATGGTGTTGGCTTTTGCGCAGCCATTCATCCCCTTGTCCGCAGGCGTGAAAAAGGGTGAGCGAGCAGTGAGCGTATATGTGGACAACTCGTTCAGCATGAATGCCTTGTCGAAAAACGCGCCACTGCTCGAATTGGCCAAACAACGCGCCCGCGACATCGTGAACGCATACGGCGTGGAAGACCGCTTTCAGGTGCTGACCAACGACTTTGAAGGACGCGACCAACGCCTCATCAGCAAAGAGGACGCACTTGACCGAATCGAGGAAATCCGCACCAGCCCGGCATCGCGCGATATTTCAAAAGTGCTCATCCGCCAACAACAATGCCTCAACTCTGGCAAACAAGAAAACAAAACAGCCTACGTCGTCAGTGACTTTCAAGCCAACATCGCCGATGTCGCCGATTTCCGCGACACTTTGATAGAGGTCAATCTCGTGCCCATGCGGGCAGTGCAAGAGCGAAACGTGTCGGTGGATAGTGTGTGGTTTGAAAGCCCGGTCCAAATCCTCAATCAACCCGCGAACCTGCTCGTAAAACTCAGCAACCGCAGCGAAGGTGAAGCGACCGAACTTCGGCTCAGCCTCCAGCACGACGGCCAGTCGAAGCCCGTCGGTTCCCTCAATATCCCAGCGCGCGGCAGCAAAATTGACACAGTGAGTTTCAACATCCTGCGCTCCGGCTGGCATGAGGCCAAAATCTCGGTAACGGACTACCCCATCCAATTCGACGACAACTACTATCTTGCCTTTCATGTCGCCGAGCGAATCAACGTGTTGTCCATCAACGGCTTGCAACCCAACAAGTATCTGGAAAACGCCTTTTTGGGCGCTCGATACTTTCTACTGAACAACGTCAGCGCGGGTGCCTTGGATTATTCCAAATTCTCCGACTACCAACTCATCGTGCTCAACGAGCTGGGTGTCGTGTCGTCAGGTTTGGCCAACGAATTGAAGAATTTTGTTCAGAACGGCGGCAATGTGTTGGTATTTCCAAGCCAGACTGCCGACCTCAATTCGTACAATGCCTTTCTCCAAAACTTCGACGCTGGCAATCTCGGCGCATACGAACCCACCCCCCGGCAAGCCAGCGACATCAACACCGAAGAGTTCGTGTTCAAAGACGTGTTTCTGAACAAAGGCTCCAACCTGCGCCTGCCCATCACGCAAGGCAATTTCAAAATCGCCCCCGCTCGTGGCGAATACATTTTGACCTATCGCGATGGCTCCGCGATGCTAGCCAAATACACGCAAGGAGAAGGGGCGCTCTACCTCAATGCCGCACCGCTCAATGAACAGCTGAACGACCTTGTCCGCAACGGAGAAATTTTCGTGCCCATGCTGTTCAAAATGGCGATTGCTGGCACCAAAGGCCGTCAAGTCGCCTACACCATCGGCAAAGACGAAGTGTTGGAATCGAAGCACCAAGTCTCCATAAGCGGCGAGAGCATATACAAACTGCAAAGAGTAGCGGAAAACACCCCAACATCCGACCCAAATGTCGCGCCAGCCACTACGGAAGAGTTCATTCCCGAACAACGCATTCTCGGCTCTAAAGTGCTGCTTACCCCCGGCACACAGATGCGCGATGCCGGCTGGTATCGGCTCCGTCTGCGGGGCGACAGCACACTTGCGGTGTTCGCGTTCAATTATGACAGAAAAGAAAGCGACCTCCGCTATTTGACCAATGAAAAACTCGCGGAGAACCTGCCTAAAAACATAAAATTGATTGCGGAAACCGCCGAAGCCAATTTTGGGCAAGTGGTGGACGAGCGCGAACGCGGCATCGTGCTGTGGCGCTGGTGCGTCATGTTTGCCCTGCTGTTTTTGGCACTGGAAGTGTTGTTTTTGAGATTGTGGAAGGTGTAACTATGCTGGCTTGGAAAACAA
This genomic interval from Saprospiraceae bacterium contains the following:
- a CDS encoding BatA domain-containing protein, whose protein sequence is MQFVFPAFLAALAVLAVPIIIHLFYFRRFKRVYFTNVRFLKEVKEETSNRQKLRNLLVLLMRCLAIAAMVLAFAQPFIPLSAGVKKGERAVSVYVDNSFSMNALSKNAPLLELAKQRARDIVNAYGVEDRFQVLTNDFEGRDQRLISKEDALDRIEEIRTSPASRDISKVLIRQQQCLNSGKQENKTAYVVSDFQANIADVADFRDTLIEVNLVPMRAVQERNVSVDSVWFESPVQILNQPANLLVKLSNRSEGEATELRLSLQHDGQSKPVGSLNIPARGSKIDTVSFNILRSGWHEAKISVTDYPIQFDDNYYLAFHVAERINVLSINGLQPNKYLENAFLGARYFLLNNVSAGALDYSKFSDYQLIVLNELGVVSSGLANELKNFVQNGGNVLVFPSQTADLNSYNAFLQNFDAGNLGAYEPTPRQASDINTEEFVFKDVFLNKGSNLRLPITQGNFKIAPARGEYILTYRDGSAMLAKYTQGEGALYLNAAPLNEQLNDLVRNGEIFVPMLFKMAIAGTKGRQVAYTIGKDEVLESKHQVSISGESIYKLQRVAENTPTSDPNVAPATTEEFIPEQRILGSKVLLTPGTQMRDAGWYRLRLRGDSTLAVFAFNYDRKESDLRYLTNEKLAENLPKNIKLIAETAEANFGQVVDERERGIVLWRWCVMFALLFLALEVLFLRLWKV